GGGATTAATTGCGTgatagttttaaaaattttactttattgaaatatttaaaaatattaataataaattataagtaTAATAATGTGTTCCATGAAAAGGTGTGGGCCTAACATTTCGTTTTCATGAAAAGGACAGGGGCCTACCTCACATCCCCTACATGTTTCTCTTCTCTCTTTTCTTGCACTTTTTTATGACTTTAtatcattaattatttatcgGGAAAGGCTTTGTCCGAACTCAACTACACTTCACCCATCTATCTTCTGCCAGGTATGGAAAGATTTTTGTCGGAAAGTCCGATCTTTCTCTTTGTTGGAAGTATTGTGTGAGTCACACAAAAGTCGGTTTTCTTTTCCATCGTGTAGTTGTGATTTTGCTGTGTTTAGGCTGCATTTTAATGATAAATTTTGCAAGTAAACCTGTTCTTGGCAGATGGGCTTGCATTTATTTTTCTAATAACTTTTTCCTGGGGTTGTTTTTATTTTCTGAGATGTACCTGTTTGTtggtttttgaaaatttgaagaaatattGGGGAATTGAAGCTCAGAATTATGTTAATGTGTGGTTTAGGCATATGGAAAAATTCTGTATTTGTCTGAGCTTGTTTTTCTTGTTATAATTGGGGTGTATTTTTGGTGAAATGCTTGGAATTTTCTATCTTTAGCTGGGATTCTGTTGATTGCTTCTGGGAGGATGTTATATGTTTTCCTTTTCCTTGGAGAGGTTATTTTGTGATTTATTTCTTGGAGAGGTCTTATGTTTGCTGATATTCTTAGGGATGCTTATACTTCGAGGCAGATTGGTTTAAGTTTAATTAATGTTTACTTCTTGTTTGGATTCTTGATTCCCAATATACTGGAGACTTGGACACCATATCCTCTCTCTTGGTGTGATTAGGCATGCCGttgttgagttttaatataACGCAATTTATCGTGATACATATCCTTAAGGAATTTGTCCTTGCAACTTTATCATTACCACATTACGGGGTGGGTTCCGTATCGGAAGAGAATTTGTTCTGTTTGTATATGGGAATATAGCTGTGAATTCTTTTTATGGTTTCAGAAGTATATAACTTGCTTGGGGTTGAAAATTCATTCTATACTGCTTTTCCTGACTTTTCCTATCATAGCTTCATGTTGTACAATATCCAATTTATAGCATGCCAGATCTTTTGCGCACTTTGTTGCTGATATCTGGATAACAATATGTATGCTTGAATGTTGAATTAAGATTGGTTTTCTTGCGGAATAGAGTACAGGTATCTGAACCAAATTGTGGCTAAAAGTGAATGAACTTTGAAGTTGAAGACAGtttattgtttttaaaaaaacatcatTTAGGATTGACGGAAAAATCCCGGGGAAGAAGTTGATCCACGAAAATATGGGATATCATTGTGATTTCTGTGGAGAGCAAAAATCCATTGTGTACTGtcgttctgatgcagcgagttTGTGTTTATCCTGCGACCGTAATGTCCATTCTGCAAATGCACTTTCAAGACGTCACTCAAGGACACTTGTGTGTGAAAGATGTAATTCTCAGCCATCATTTGTTAGATGTATGGAAGAAAGGTTGTCTCTTTGCCAAAATTGTGATTGGATGGGACATACTGGTTCAAATACAGGTTCTGCGCACAAAAGACAACCAGTTAACTGTTATTCTGGCTGCCCTTCAGCTGCTGAACTCTCTGAAATTTGGTCGTTTCTTCTAGATTTTCCATCAGTAGGAGATTCTACTTGTGAGCAGGGAATGGGTTCGATGAGCATTACAGATAACAGGCCAAAAGATTGCCAAGGTTCCCTAGGAAAGAACAATGTTCAAAATGCATGCCTTTTGATGGATAAATCTACGGTTTGGATGGAATCAGCAAGACCTTTGCTTGATCCAAAACTACATAATGTGGATCAGCTAGCTGGATCTTCTTGCTCTACCACTCCCAAGGTAACcgttttttcttaatttttcttTGAGCACTTCCAGAATACAATATGCCTGCATCTTTACCAGGGTTAATTTTGCATATACTTTTGCATCCGAATGGACATTGCTGGACTTTTCCGTGAAGCCGTTGTATAAATTTGTGAAAGTGTTTTCTTCTTCCCTTCCTTTATGCGAGTTCTGGCTCTGGGAAGATTAGTCGTATGTTCTAAGAATAACAAAGTTGCTGCATAGTAACAAAAGTAGGAAATTTGCAACCTTTCTTCTCACAAACTACTTTCTTGATTTTGTGTACTGTAGATTTGACTGGTTGAGGCGGCAATTATATAATCTTTTCACGATGTAGATCCAACTTGATCAAATCAGATTTGTTTTAGGTTTTAGtgaaaatcaataaaaattataCAAAGTGCTGTATGCAACCAAGGAAAGGAAAACTGTGAGACAGCTTTATGTGTTAATGACAGCAACATTATCACAACAGTAGCATGAATAAGTCCTTCTGGTTAACTCTAATTCTTTAGTTGCTCATGTCAGAATGATTTGAGCTTCATAATGCACATTCTCACTATCTAACATCGTTTAAATGTTCCCTCTGATATTTCTACAAGTTCTTATTTCTTGATCTACTCCACAATAATGACATAAAAGTTGTTATATGTGAATTTAAAGTAGCGTAATAGGAGACTTACAGAAGATTAGAATTCAGTATAGTGGAGCTAGGCCCAATGTATGACCCAGAATAGATTACCGCTATTTTACATATCTGGGATCAACCAATAGAAACTGAGTCAACCGGAAGGCAAATATTTAACCGGAAGAAGACTGGAAGGAATAAAACATAACCAGTTGAATAAATCTCATGAGGTAGAACAAAATTCTACCGGTAGAAGAAAATTCAAATGGAAGTAAAAGTTtaaccaacaaatattaaaCCATGTGGATTTTTTAATTATCGCCAGAAATATATTTACATAAAATAAGTTGAGAATCAGGCGTTGAAGTGAGTCGCTGTTCTTCTCATGATTCTTTATGAAATTGAGGAAATCTGCAAAAGAAAGACAGTTTTAAAGAGGAATTCTGATACAAATGTTCAAGTATATACCGACTTCTTGGAAGCTGTAAAATACATAAACACGAGGCCAACTTGCTAGATGTTCTATCTCACCCTACTGCATCGCCGCCTAACTAGGGTAACAATTATAAATTCGATGTAAAATTCATGATGTAAAGCATCGAAAAACTGCAacaataaattaatgttgtgctCAGAATGTCAGGTCCTCCACCCAAGATATGTTTTCTTGTCTCCCTGATAAACATTTGTTCCAGAATGGCCATTCTAAGGATGCAACCCAAACTTGTATCCTCACATAGCTCATCGCTACTCTGCATTATCGAAAAAATAGTACGGAAGGATCCCTTACATTAAACCATGCTCTCAAACATTTGCCCGGATTTATGACGCGCACCTGTATGTTGTGTTTATTGCCACATTATGCAAGTGTACTTATTATAAGAACACTCCCAGTGGGCAGAACCATGTACCTCAACCACTACCAGCTTCTGAACCTAAGGGCTAAGGTTTAAATTTTATGCTGTTTTCACCTTATTTTATGCAACAGAGTTTTTGTGTAATGTTTATTGTAGATATCAATTTCGCCATTCACTTCCTACTTATAGGTATACTCAGGCGGTAGATTATTCTTCATCATGAAGAAATCATCCTACTCACTTGTTACATGTTTATTACACATTTAATTCCCTTAAATTGTGACGTTTGTTGATCTCCCACCTCCTCAACACTTTATATTCCCAAGTATTCATATTTCTTGACTCCTCGTGCATTTGGCATTTTAACTGCACTTTTTCCAATAGCTCAGCTTAGAATTTCGGGGCACTACAAGTAAAATTTTAAGGTTATCCTAAAATCTTACTTTTGCACTCTTCTAATTTTTCCGAGCAATTCAACTTACTATGCTCAGTTGAGGGATAGATTAAGTGTTTTATAGAAAAATCGCCAAAATTTGAGGTGAAATATGAATTACAGTGGTTACAAAAGAAGAGATCCTTGCCAACAGAAGCATCTAATCAACTCAAATTGATTAAAATCTGAGACTACCTATATGCACAGATAAAGACTTCaaccaaataaaaaaataactatAGTCCCTTAATCCGAAAATTCCAATTAATTACTCGAAATGCATTTTAGATGCCTAGAACTCATGTTGAATCTCAAAACTGAGAATTTCCGTTATATTTTTGGCTTGATGCACTTTTTAAAACCCAAATCTTAAACAAAATGCAGTTCACAATGAGGTGCCATGTTTATTAACGCACTTTCGTGCAAATATTTTATCTACTTGGCTTAGAACCTTATCAAGTATTGTCCATTTATCTGCAGGTTTTTTTATCTGAAGCTAAGGGGCCTGCTGTATGTGAAGATGATGGTCTCTACAATGATTTTGATATGGATGAGATCGATTTAAATATAGAGAACTATGAAAATTTTTTTGGTGTAACTCATAATAATCCTGAACAGCTTTTTGATGATGGACTATTTGGGACAAAGGACGTATCAGGATCCAACTGTCTGGGTGATTACGCTGATGAGGTAATTCAATAAAACCGGAACTGATTTACACTTATCTGGTTGTATCATGGATGTACTTCATTACAATCTATTAGTGGATAAGGAAACTTTGCCGTTGCCAAGGGAACTGTTGCTGAGGGAGGTATTATTGTTCATGAAGTTAGATCCTGATAGCCGATTTGATATCTTTCTCATTTACTATAGTTGTCTTTCCTTTTGTTCAAAGACTGGAGGGTTATTATGCGAATCTGTACTTATTTTTATGCCTGGGAATATTTTGGTTACTCAGTAGCTGGAAGCTTTCTGTGCTTCTGGTTTCTGGCTCATCTGTTGCGTTTCAACTTTAGATGTGTTATCAAAGCATTTTGTTTGTAGCAGCCACGACTCACTATCAAGCACGAACTTGCAAAATAaggttattttttattgttgtggcTTAATGTTTTCCCCCATAAATATAAATAGCAGGTAAATTTTTCCCTTAAAATTGTTCCAAGTGTTGAAAGTTTGAAAGAGGTTGTAGCTAAGCTTTCCTTACATAAAAAGGACAGTATACCTCGAAAAGATGCAGATTTTTTATCTGTAGAAGTAATATGAGGccttccttgaatttatttctgGTTCCTTC
This region of Primulina eburnea isolate SZY01 chromosome 14, ASM2296580v1, whole genome shotgun sequence genomic DNA includes:
- the LOC140811845 gene encoding zinc finger protein CONSTANS-LIKE 9-like, which gives rise to MGYHCDFCGEQKSIVYCRSDAASLCLSCDRNVHSANALSRRHSRTLVCERCNSQPSFVRCMEERLSLCQNCDWMGHTGSNTGSAHKRQPVNCYSGCPSAAELSEIWSFLLDFPSVGDSTCEQGMGSMSITDNRPKDCQGSLGKNNVQNACLLMDKSTVWMESARPLLDPKLHNVDQLAGSSCSTTPKVFLSEAKGPAVCEDDGLYNDFDMDEIDLNIENYENFFGVTHNNPEQLFDDGLFGTKDVSGSNCLGDYADEGSWGGRVNMPVCSNIASADSVMSCKTEPNTRFAQQAHSGVSFSGLTGESSAGDFQDCGVSSIPIPEEPLWAPPGPKNSVFCSRSDAVMRYKEKKKARKFQKKVRYESRKARADVRRRVKGRFVKAGDAYDYDPLSQSRSC